One region of Labrus bergylta chromosome 23, fLabBer1.1, whole genome shotgun sequence genomic DNA includes:
- the LOC110005477 gene encoding NXPE family member 3-like isoform X1 translates to MTLLKTCVILLLLTVLFFVLRNMDLLQLNYEENFGIVLKKVTSAPRTVPHTDNFCTFEPLSLADAKEERMLLDSIAWPETPLLQAPFLFDQTSDPAHSIFTILPGRGGVDRHVGDQLEVMVQIYDFQGNPKKSGGDVLLARLHNRALEAGVAGRVVDHLNGSYSAVFPLLWEGSAHVEVTLVHSSEAVTVLHRLNREHPERVLFKSLFRSGSSSETTSCNVCLRQTNQPQCNYSDLRTGEPWFCYKPKKLSCDDRINHMRDGFNVRLKDKEEKLFQSKVNLKVFIHSSGPANVMVLPPMKGQPEVDQGKGKSGLSGYYYQGVWRSLGGTKVHQFNNSSAISQCLKGKVVHMYGDSTVRQWFEYFDASLPDAKEINQNSPKQTGPYMIWDNAKNILVTYRVHGPPLSFIYVPTSELRYIANEIDGLVGGTNTVVVFSVWAHFSPFPIELYIRRLQSIRRAVIRLLNRAPDTLVVIRTANLRGLTPSESLNYSDWYTLQLDKVLRAVFKGFNVRLVDAWEMTLAHHLPHNIHPGRPIVKNMIDILLSYICTK, encoded by the exons CTAAATTATGAAGAAAACTTTGGCATCGTCCTCAAGAAAGTGACCTCTGCTCCTCGCACTGTTCCTCACACTGACAACTTCTGCACCTTCGAGCCGCTGTCCTTGGCAGATGCTAAGGAGGAACGCATGTTATTAGACTCCATTGCTTGGCCTGAAACTCCTCTTCTGCAagctccttttttatttgaccaGACAAGTGATCCCGCCCACAGCATTTTCACCATTCTCCCAGGGAGGGGTGGAGTAGACCGGCATGTAGGAGACCAGCTGGAAGTTATGGTACAAATATACGACTTCCAAGGTAACCCCAAGAAGTCTGGAGGAGATGTCTTACTTGCTCGGTTGCACAACAGGGCACTTGAAGCAGGTGTGGCTGGACGAGTGGTGGATCACCTTAATGGCTCCTACTCTGCTGTATTCCCTTTACTCTGGGAAGGAAGTGCACATGTTGAG gtGACGCTTGTCCACTCAAGCGAGGCTGTCACAGTTCTGCACAGGCTGAATAGAGAACATCCTGAAAGGGTTCTCTTTAAAAGCCTCTTCCGCTCAGGTTCAAGCTCTGAAACTACCTCCTGTAATGTTTGCCTACGTCAAACCAACCAGCCACAGTGCAACTACTCTGACCTCCGTACAGGCGAGCCTTGGTTCTGCTACAAGCCAAAGAAGCTGAGCTGTGATGACAGGATTAACCACATGAGAGACGGATTCAATGTAAGACTCaaggacaaagaggagaagcTTTTCCAAAG caaAGTCAACCTGAAAGTCTTCATTCACTCTTCAGGACCGGCCAATGTCATGGTGCTACCTCCAATGAAAG GGCAACCTGAGGTCGATCAAGGCAAAGGGAAGTCTGGACTCTCTGGGTATTACTACCAGGGTGTGTGGCGATCACTAGGTGGCACCAAAGTCCACCAATTCAACaactcctctgccatcagtcagTGTCTGAAAGGAAAGGTGGTCCACATGTATGGAGACTCCACCGTCAGGCAGTGGTTTGAGTACTTTGATGCTTCACTTCCAG ATGCTAAGGAGATTAACCAGAATAGTCCGAAGCAAACTGGACCTTACATGATATGGGACAATGCAAAAAACATCTTGGTAACATACCGTGTCCATggtcctcctcttagttttATCTACGTCCCAACCAGTGAGCTGCGTTACATTGCGAATGAAATTGACGGTTTGGTAGGTGGCACCAACACAGTTGTAGTTTTTAGCGTCTGGGCCCACTTCAGCCCTTTCCCAATTGAGCTCTACATCAGACGACTTCAGAGCATCCGCAGGGCGGTGATTCGTCTGTTGAACAGGGCTCCAGACACGCTGGTGGTCATCAGGACTGCAAACCTCAGAGGTTTAACACCTTCTGAATCGTTAAACTACAGTGACTGGTACACACTACAGCTGGACAAGGTGCTCAGAGCTGTGTTCAAAGGATTTAATGTTCGACTAGTGGACGCTTGGGAGATGACTCTGGCCCACCACCTGCCTCACAACATTCACCCAGGCCGTCCTATTGTTAAGAATATGATTGACATTCTCTTGTCCTACATATGCACCAAATAG
- the LOC110005477 gene encoding NXPE family member 3-like isoform X2 has product MLLDSIAWPETPLLQAPFLFDQTSDPAHSIFTILPGRGGVDRHVGDQLEVMVQIYDFQGNPKKSGGDVLLARLHNRALEAGVAGRVVDHLNGSYSAVFPLLWEGSAHVEVTLVHSSEAVTVLHRLNREHPERVLFKSLFRSGSSSETTSCNVCLRQTNQPQCNYSDLRTGEPWFCYKPKKLSCDDRINHMRDGFNVRLKDKEEKLFQSKVNLKVFIHSSGPANVMVLPPMKGQPEVDQGKGKSGLSGYYYQGVWRSLGGTKVHQFNNSSAISQCLKGKVVHMYGDSTVRQWFEYFDASLPDAKEINQNSPKQTGPYMIWDNAKNILVTYRVHGPPLSFIYVPTSELRYIANEIDGLVGGTNTVVVFSVWAHFSPFPIELYIRRLQSIRRAVIRLLNRAPDTLVVIRTANLRGLTPSESLNYSDWYTLQLDKVLRAVFKGFNVRLVDAWEMTLAHHLPHNIHPGRPIVKNMIDILLSYICTK; this is encoded by the exons ATGTTATTAGACTCCATTGCTTGGCCTGAAACTCCTCTTCTGCAagctccttttttatttgaccaGACAAGTGATCCCGCCCACAGCATTTTCACCATTCTCCCAGGGAGGGGTGGAGTAGACCGGCATGTAGGAGACCAGCTGGAAGTTATGGTACAAATATACGACTTCCAAGGTAACCCCAAGAAGTCTGGAGGAGATGTCTTACTTGCTCGGTTGCACAACAGGGCACTTGAAGCAGGTGTGGCTGGACGAGTGGTGGATCACCTTAATGGCTCCTACTCTGCTGTATTCCCTTTACTCTGGGAAGGAAGTGCACATGTTGAG gtGACGCTTGTCCACTCAAGCGAGGCTGTCACAGTTCTGCACAGGCTGAATAGAGAACATCCTGAAAGGGTTCTCTTTAAAAGCCTCTTCCGCTCAGGTTCAAGCTCTGAAACTACCTCCTGTAATGTTTGCCTACGTCAAACCAACCAGCCACAGTGCAACTACTCTGACCTCCGTACAGGCGAGCCTTGGTTCTGCTACAAGCCAAAGAAGCTGAGCTGTGATGACAGGATTAACCACATGAGAGACGGATTCAATGTAAGACTCaaggacaaagaggagaagcTTTTCCAAAG caaAGTCAACCTGAAAGTCTTCATTCACTCTTCAGGACCGGCCAATGTCATGGTGCTACCTCCAATGAAAG GGCAACCTGAGGTCGATCAAGGCAAAGGGAAGTCTGGACTCTCTGGGTATTACTACCAGGGTGTGTGGCGATCACTAGGTGGCACCAAAGTCCACCAATTCAACaactcctctgccatcagtcagTGTCTGAAAGGAAAGGTGGTCCACATGTATGGAGACTCCACCGTCAGGCAGTGGTTTGAGTACTTTGATGCTTCACTTCCAG ATGCTAAGGAGATTAACCAGAATAGTCCGAAGCAAACTGGACCTTACATGATATGGGACAATGCAAAAAACATCTTGGTAACATACCGTGTCCATggtcctcctcttagttttATCTACGTCCCAACCAGTGAGCTGCGTTACATTGCGAATGAAATTGACGGTTTGGTAGGTGGCACCAACACAGTTGTAGTTTTTAGCGTCTGGGCCCACTTCAGCCCTTTCCCAATTGAGCTCTACATCAGACGACTTCAGAGCATCCGCAGGGCGGTGATTCGTCTGTTGAACAGGGCTCCAGACACGCTGGTGGTCATCAGGACTGCAAACCTCAGAGGTTTAACACCTTCTGAATCGTTAAACTACAGTGACTGGTACACACTACAGCTGGACAAGGTGCTCAGAGCTGTGTTCAAAGGATTTAATGTTCGACTAGTGGACGCTTGGGAGATGACTCTGGCCCACCACCTGCCTCACAACATTCACCCAGGCCGTCCTATTGTTAAGAATATGATTGACATTCTCTTGTCCTACATATGCACCAAATAG